From the genome of Primulina eburnea isolate SZY01 chromosome 12, ASM2296580v1, whole genome shotgun sequence, one region includes:
- the LOC140807829 gene encoding uncharacterized protein, with protein sequence MDIMFASAALRPPVLDNTNYSLWKRVINGCTPPLATDQEGDNRPKPESDWTADEVKNSNHNSKALNAIFTSVDMNMFSLITNCTSAKSAWDILQCHCEGSESVRQTRLRMLTSKFEMMRMEESESILEYDCRLREVANEAFSAGEAISSERLVSKILRSLPERFNIKICAIDEDKGTSKMSVEDLISPLRTFEMNLDMQKKDKGKTIALQTTNDSYSELLQISQEVNDSDLCEDSISFITKKFGDYLKRIRDKKKDTQTPKSPSLPASEKPQRFPAKLQIQTRNEGKGQLKPRQYDSVQCRECQGFDHYANECANRLRKNKRYNVFLSDEESDLEEKPTDEDNQTSLTALLKETRWLQVNPLGVALGVATPGRNICEKSVCLNSTVPGNLSEEDLEVNDEELTLESVQELYEELFEDWTKRNKLNANLMKENAELKSVVKENTDLKAVVAKLEVILSKNDLELGHIKEELQKATETLSKFNSSTSKLDTILSMGRDDKKGLGFKGSVFEVGESSKATVFVKEKADKSPSPQPQINSQSKRSSPKREPVAPISKKRKRRYVCHYCFKHGHIRPYCFKLRDDLMNQKTSRMLPRMLYNISRNTSYHRPTVRQIWVPKVNTHCKVVYTSLKTNTTGHWYFDSGSSRHMTGSKEHLVDYVEQKCGRVTYGGGEKGKIVGKGTLNVEGIRSSDNCYQIGEDLSCKHVQITELDLWHQKLRHANFKTLKNLSKYDAVRGKAFLMNFRHQKHHNKMVLPNGVSEEWDQLAKFDSKSDKCLFLGYATNSRAYRMFNLRTRTIVESVNVVFDDCADLKKKTAEDDIEDLLDNPISLENRNVAPDVPASDTTCDTEVTESGEPHCDDYKVDDGSCIPTKIQKNHPSSQIIGNIHGDVQTRQKEKIDYRKMAGLI encoded by the exons ATGGACATCATGTTTGCAAGTGCGGCACTTCGACCACCAGTTCTTGATAATACTAACTACAGCCTATGGAAG CGCGTCATCAACGGATGCACTCCACCACTCGCAACTGATCAAGAAGGGGACAATCGACCAAAGCCTGAAAGCGACTGGACTGCTGATGAAGTGAAAAATTCAAACCATAACTCAAAGGCCTTGAATGCTATATTCACGTCGGTTGATATGAACATGTTCAGTTTAATCACAAACTGTACCTCGGCTAAAAGTGCATGGGATATTCTGCAATGTCATTGTGAAGGTTCTGAGAGTGTGCGACAAACCAGACTGAGGATGCTTACTTCCAAATTCGAGATGATGAGGATGGAAGAATCTGAAAGCATACTCGAGTATGACTGTCGCCTACGGGAAGTTGCTAATGAGGCATTCAGTGCTGGAGAAGCTATCTCCAGTGAGCGTTTAGTAAGTAAAATCCTTCGATCTCTGCCTGAAAGGTTCAACATAAAAATCTGTGCAATAGATGAAGACAAGGGCACTTCTAAGATGTCAGTGGAAGACCTTATCAGCCCACTCCGCACGTTTGAGATGAACTTGGACATGCAAaagaaggataaagggaagACAATTGCACTTCAAACTACAAATGACTCCTACAGTGAGCTCCTTCAAATATCTCAAGAAGTCAATGATTCTGATCTCTGCGAAGACTCTATATCCTTTATCACAAAGAAATTTGGTGATTACTTGAAGAGAATCCGAGATAAGAAGAAGGATACACAGACACCCAAATCTCCAAGCCTTCCTGCATCTGAAAAGCCACAAAGGTTTCCTGCGAAGTTACAAATTCAAACAAGAAACGAAGGCAAGGGACAACTTAAACCAAGGCAGTATGATTCGGTGCAGTGTAGAGAATGCCAAGGTTTCGATCACTACGCAAATGAATGTGCAAACAGATTACGCAAGAACAAAAGGTACAATGTATTTCTAAGCGATGAAGAATCAGATCTTGAGGAAAAGCCCACTGATGAAGACAATCAAACCTCACTGACCGCACTACTGAAAGAAACCCGCTGGCTACAAGTGAATCCTTTAGGTGTTGCCCTAGGTGTTGCTACACCTGGCCGCAACATTTGTGAAAAATCAGTTTGCCTCAACTCTACAGTCCCTGGAAACTTAAGCGAAGAAGATCTGGAAGTCAATGATGAAGAACTTACTCTTGAAAGTGTCCAGGAACTCTATGAAGAATTGTTTGAAGATTGGACCAAACGAAACAAACTTAATGCAAATCTCATGAAAGAAAATGCCGAACTAAAATCGGTGGTGAAAGAAAATACTGATCTAAAAGCAGTGGTTGCTAAACTTGAAGTAATCTTGAGCAAAAATGACTTAGAACTTGGTCATATCAAAGAAGAACTTCAAAAGGCAACAGAAACCTTGTCCAAGTTTAATTCGAGCACATCAAAGCTTGACACCATTCTCTCAATGGGACGAGATGACAAGAAGGGTCTGGGATTCAAAGGGAGTGTGTTTGAAGTAGGTGAATCTTCCAAGGCTACTGTTTTTGTGAAAGAAAAAGCTGATAAATCTCCATCTCCACAACCACAAATCAACTCTCAAAGCAAAAGATCTTCACCTAAAAGAGAACCTGTTGCTCCAATCTCTAAGAAACGAAAACGCAGGTATGTATGCCATTATTGTTTTAAGCATGGACATATCAGGCCTTACTGCTTTAAACTCAGAGATGATCTCATGAATCAAAAGACGAGTCGGATGTTGCCCAGAATGTTGTACAACATTTCCCGCAACACCTCCTATCATCGACCTACAGTAAGACAAATTTGGGTCCCAAAGGTAAATACTCACTGCAAAGTTGTCTACACTTCATTGAAAACTAATACTACAGGTCattggtactttgatagtggaagctcacgccacatgacagggtCTAAAGAACATCTAGTCGATTATGTTGAACAAAAGTGTGGTAGAGTGACTTATGGAGGGGGAGAGAAAGGAAAAATCGTAGGAAAGGGTACATTAAATGTTGAAG GTATAAGGTCCTCAGACAATTGCTACCAAATAGGAGAAGACCTGTCATGCAAACATGTGCAAATCACCGAACTTGatctatggcatcaaaaactcagacatgcaaatttcaaaacccTGAAAAACTTGAGTAAGTACGATGCAGTAAGAG GAAAGGCATTTCTCATGAATTTTCGGCACcaaaaacaccacaacaaaatggTATTGCCGAAC GGTGTATCTGAGGAGTG GGATCAACTCGCCAAGTTTGATTCCAAAAGTGATAAGTGTTTGTTTCTCGGTTATGCCACCAACAGTCGTGCTTATCGTATGTTTAATCTAAGAACAAGGACCATTGTGGAATCAGTtaatgttgtgtttgatgaCTGTGCAGATCTTAAGAAGAAAACTGCTGAAGATGACATTGAAGATCTGCTGGACAATCCAATCTCACTGGAAAACAGAAATGTTGCCCCAGATGTTCCAGCATCTGACACAACATGTGACACTGAAGTCACAGAATCAGGAGAACCACACTGCGATGATTATAAAGTGGATGATGGATCGTGTATTCCAAccaaaattcagaaaaatcatccatcatctcaaattattggAAACATACATGGAGATGTTCAAACTCGGCAGAAAGAAAAGATCGATTATCGAAAAATGGCTGGACTGATTTGA